One Nocardia sp. NBC_01327 genomic window carries:
- a CDS encoding discoidin domain-containing protein, producing the protein MEALLSDPSLGWTTAPEPEEQPLGVFGTDESLPSPDPDPAPRTGGGAKASERILALLNGQTPGDFASMDFSAPLPETKSAPEPDTAERPAPPAAAIESRFATSRFADPMRDLLIVIRKPKVALVIGGVLVVVLIVALLSGGGEHPADNQTVFATAAPSPAAAGQPTTTTAVSASAIEVKSAQSHCPPGGTPGMDAFAGAGKAWSCTRAYKVDGQVLTIDLGRSYQIESIGITPGWDAVGSDGVDQWPKYRTASRVSYQFDDANATTYTQKTMDQRALVVTKVNPPVSASRIVVTVLASKGDPSINTIALSSIVITGH; encoded by the coding sequence TTGGAAGCGTTGCTGTCCGATCCGTCACTCGGATGGACCACCGCTCCCGAACCCGAGGAACAACCACTCGGCGTATTCGGCACCGACGAATCGCTGCCGTCGCCGGACCCCGATCCGGCGCCTCGAACCGGAGGCGGAGCGAAAGCCAGCGAACGAATCCTGGCCTTATTGAACGGTCAGACGCCCGGCGACTTCGCCTCGATGGATTTCTCCGCGCCACTGCCGGAGACCAAGTCCGCACCGGAGCCCGACACCGCCGAACGGCCGGCGCCGCCCGCTGCCGCGATAGAATCACGTTTCGCCACTTCACGTTTCGCTGATCCGATGCGCGATCTGCTCATCGTGATCCGTAAACCGAAGGTGGCGTTGGTGATCGGCGGCGTCCTGGTGGTGGTGCTGATCGTGGCCTTGCTCAGCGGCGGCGGAGAACACCCCGCCGACAACCAGACCGTCTTCGCCACCGCCGCGCCGAGCCCCGCTGCGGCAGGCCAGCCCACCACGACCACCGCGGTCTCCGCTTCCGCCATCGAGGTGAAATCCGCCCAGTCGCACTGCCCGCCGGGCGGAACTCCAGGAATGGACGCGTTCGCCGGCGCAGGGAAGGCGTGGTCGTGCACGCGCGCCTACAAGGTCGACGGCCAAGTGCTGACGATCGATCTCGGCCGCTCCTACCAAATTGAATCGATCGGCATTACCCCCGGCTGGGATGCGGTCGGATCCGACGGTGTCGATCAGTGGCCGAAATACCGCACTGCCAGCCGAGTTTCCTATCAGTTCGACGACGCCAATGCGACCACCTACACCCAGAAGACCATGGATCAGCGCGCTCTCGTCGTCACGAAAGTGAATCCGCCGGTCAGTGCCTCCCGAATCGTAGTGACCGTGCTGGCCTCCAAAGGCGACCCGAGCATCAATACGATCGCCCTCTCATCGATTGTGATCACCGGACATTGA
- the eccD gene encoding type VII secretion integral membrane protein EccD — protein sequence MAVSAPTLASPTTPAEVARARVAIMVATYQVDVVLPTKFSIETYINDLLAVLAEAIDDDTVDFRAESGHWTLARPGHTPIPSWSTLADQNIADGALLVLSTTESAEAFSPLVEDITDALARINEREFAEFDSDTAELAGVCAFGVGSIVVAVLLSWSWTKTGSLLWCALPALILGIACAVAAMAVRRRDTPGSLGLGLTASALPLLFAGAAMVVPTQYGHPGPFTAANLAAGSAVVAVFAALRLRSATTGTAFLLETAVLGLLIGLAASVITYFDISVHQTTAGAVLAGLLLLTAAPRLAVLVARIRPSDLPDPGREVSASTLTDIFDSESAPSDEMDMAAELFADPRQDRAAGTIESRARLAVTGLRGLIVAASAMLAGATVLSVASSPGGIREIVMAIAVAGILVMRARWYPDRVQAIALIAAAGVTAIGVGFVTVGAYASAPARLVVALVITAAAIAGCAAGIRLPTVRLSPVVRRIIDLIEYLFILIVPVSACWIMGIYTAMRAI from the coding sequence ATGGCAGTGAGCGCCCCGACACTGGCCTCGCCCACCACCCCCGCGGAAGTCGCGCGGGCACGCGTGGCGATCATGGTCGCCACTTACCAGGTCGACGTGGTGCTTCCGACGAAATTCAGTATCGAGACCTACATCAACGACCTGCTCGCCGTGCTGGCGGAAGCGATCGATGATGACACGGTCGACTTCCGGGCGGAGTCCGGGCACTGGACCCTCGCGCGACCCGGCCATACGCCTATCCCGAGCTGGAGCACCCTCGCGGACCAGAACATCGCCGACGGCGCGCTGCTGGTGCTCTCGACCACCGAATCCGCCGAGGCGTTCAGTCCGCTGGTAGAGGACATCACCGATGCGCTGGCCCGTATAAACGAGCGCGAGTTCGCCGAATTCGACTCGGATACAGCCGAATTAGCGGGAGTGTGCGCATTCGGCGTGGGGTCGATCGTCGTCGCCGTGCTGCTGTCGTGGTCGTGGACGAAGACCGGTTCGCTGCTCTGGTGCGCGCTTCCCGCGCTCATTCTGGGCATCGCGTGTGCCGTCGCGGCGATGGCGGTACGCCGCCGCGACACCCCGGGCTCCCTCGGGCTCGGATTGACCGCGTCCGCCCTACCGCTCCTCTTCGCGGGCGCAGCCATGGTCGTGCCGACGCAGTACGGGCACCCGGGACCTTTCACCGCGGCCAATCTCGCCGCCGGGTCCGCCGTGGTCGCGGTCTTCGCCGCGCTGCGACTGCGTTCGGCCACGACCGGTACGGCATTCCTCCTCGAGACAGCCGTGCTGGGGCTGCTGATAGGGCTCGCCGCCAGCGTCATCACCTACTTCGACATATCGGTGCACCAGACCACCGCCGGCGCGGTCCTCGCCGGATTGCTGTTGCTGACCGCGGCACCCCGCCTGGCGGTGCTCGTGGCCCGCATCCGGCCGTCGGATCTGCCCGATCCGGGCCGCGAAGTCTCGGCGAGCACGCTCACCGATATCTTCGATTCCGAGTCGGCTCCCTCGGACGAAATGGACATGGCCGCAGAATTATTCGCTGATCCGCGCCAGGATCGGGCTGCAGGTACCATCGAAAGCCGAGCAAGGCTGGCCGTGACCGGTCTGCGCGGGTTGATCGTGGCAGCCTCGGCCATGCTCGCCGGGGCGACCGTGCTCTCGGTCGCCTCGAGCCCGGGCGGGATACGCGAGATCGTCATGGCCATCGCGGTCGCCGGGATACTCGTCATGCGAGCGCGCTGGTACCCCGACCGAGTGCAGGCGATCGCGCTGATCGCTGCCGCCGGTGTGACCGCGATCGGTGTCGGATTCGTAACCGTCGGCGCCTACGCATCGGCGCCGGCCCGACTGGTGGTCGCCCTCGTGATCACCGCCGCGGCCATCGCCGGATGCGCTGCGGGTATACGCCTGCCGACCGTGCGACTCTCACCGGTCGTACGGCGGATCATCGACCTGATCGAGTACCTGTTCATCCTCATCGTCCCGGTGAGCGCCTGCTGGATCATGGGCATTTACACTGCGATGCGAGCAATCTGA
- a CDS encoding MinD/ParA family ATP-binding protein, which yields MNRAPSSNGEAAGSVRTPGGYDAYFAESDDSEASSRIWRETVTGRGTRHQQPTADIPTARPHGDVAQAAVPEQMPGSALPGAPAANSGFPSPSHTSPVNAGFDQYAMSGASTLPPAAAPAPPPTAAPPAVRWPDQAIPMAAPPASERRGGQESDRVEVFPIALTSAELLADIAASRQAHLRSTAGMRGALNKVGFNIGLSPAEQATENRHGRIRRQLTATYQIAVLNVKGGAGRTTTVATLGSTFAALRPDRVVAIDANPDFGDLSSRTNRHPYGLTLRDLAQEPQLDAFSAVQSFAAITSANLAVVASPWSTAAVAALSGPEYLSAVTILRRHYNLLVVDCGTGVFDSATTAVLESSDAVVVVTPATVRGVTGAVATLEWLNSHGQYRLAAKSTIAIVHQHPAKPVVETARIEELFATAQRPTFVIPYDQHLTEGGEIDLRLLDSDTALAFEELAATLADGFPATLTTGYTHHTRGGWQ from the coding sequence TTGAACCGAGCACCCAGCAGTAATGGTGAGGCCGCAGGTTCGGTGCGGACTCCGGGCGGCTACGACGCCTACTTCGCCGAGTCGGACGACAGCGAGGCCTCCAGCAGAATCTGGCGCGAAACCGTCACCGGCCGCGGTACCCGTCATCAGCAACCCACCGCTGATATTCCGACGGCCCGACCGCACGGCGACGTCGCGCAGGCGGCTGTCCCGGAGCAGATGCCTGGGTCCGCGCTGCCAGGCGCACCGGCTGCGAACTCGGGATTCCCTAGTCCCTCCCACACCTCTCCTGTGAACGCGGGCTTCGACCAGTACGCGATGTCAGGTGCTTCGACCCTGCCTCCGGCCGCTGCGCCCGCGCCACCGCCCACCGCCGCGCCTCCCGCCGTCCGGTGGCCGGATCAGGCGATCCCGATGGCCGCGCCTCCGGCATCCGAGCGGAGGGGCGGCCAGGAATCGGACCGGGTCGAGGTCTTTCCTATCGCGCTGACTTCCGCTGAACTGCTGGCCGATATCGCCGCGAGCAGGCAGGCTCATCTCCGGTCCACCGCCGGTATGCGCGGTGCGCTGAACAAGGTCGGCTTCAATATCGGTTTGTCGCCCGCCGAGCAGGCGACCGAAAACCGTCACGGCCGCATCCGACGCCAGCTGACCGCGACGTATCAGATCGCTGTGCTGAATGTGAAGGGCGGAGCGGGCCGGACAACCACGGTGGCGACCCTCGGCTCGACCTTCGCCGCGCTGCGCCCGGACCGGGTCGTGGCCATCGACGCGAACCCCGATTTCGGCGACCTGTCCAGCCGTACCAACCGGCATCCCTACGGTCTGACGCTGCGCGACCTTGCGCAGGAACCACAGCTGGACGCCTTCTCCGCGGTGCAGTCCTTCGCCGCCATCACCTCCGCCAACCTGGCCGTGGTCGCCTCGCCCTGGTCGACGGCCGCCGTCGCCGCGCTGTCCGGCCCGGAATACCTCTCCGCCGTCACCATCCTGCGCCGTCACTACAACCTGCTCGTGGTCGACTGCGGCACAGGCGTTTTCGATTCAGCGACCACCGCCGTCCTGGAATCCAGCGATGCGGTCGTGGTGGTCACCCCGGCGACGGTCCGCGGCGTCACCGGGGCCGTCGCCACCCTCGAATGGCTCAATTCCCACGGCCAGTACCGGCTCGCCGCGAAATCGACGATCGCGATCGTCCACCAGCACCCGGCCAAACCGGTCGTCGAGACCGCCCGGATCGAAGAGCTGTTCGCCACCGCGCAGCGCCCGACCTTCGTCATCCCCTACGACCAACACCTCACCGAAGGCGGTGAGATCGACCTGCGCCTACTCGACAGCGACACCGCGCTCGCGTTCGAGGAGCTCGCGGCCACCCTCGCCGACGGATTCCCGGCCACCCTCACCACCGGGTACACCCACCACACCCGAGGAGGATGGCAGTGA
- the eccE gene encoding type VII secretion protein EccE, with product MSSARIGIGGISRTSFAVLVIGGGPVLAWLSASTPWWTAGLVVSALLTVAIVRVRERTAAQWLVDRGRFRFGLTTRARRRSIEAEVIDVDVAAGLCGIVSGDSILIAMIELAPNLDLPTIITEQTIYTEDTLPIDLLLPMLEQYGITLDIDIVATGRRARQHGGYSMVYDQLIGSHPVVGERLTRLVVRLDLERNLVALTRRGPCAVSGPRALAVAAQRISEHLRERGIAAQVLPASAVREATESLHEGVRLPELRETWNHLDLPTSGRRVSCFAIDWSGLAEAGLDDCWRWNQGWTTLVIGLSTTSSGARGLVRFIGPEPDNALPAYLLPLHGLQSSALQATLPGSMSVHHLPSEDSRVFASAEILAGLDIPIGPNGQIVGTISGQPHHTLALPLFDPAHFQPRRRAVDIRAMLPVAQQFVLRTMVVGASIEIHSARPERWLSLVAAVGDPLALRLAPGPDDDPDETAGFEPATVEVFDQVPPRGSGAQTTVTIGDPGTARRKPTDLLIEQIAETTVEIGIPMRTVRVDLIEPRGETRYFEPAADPLLAGAEAAALAPMAGA from the coding sequence GTGAGCAGCGCCCGGATCGGGATCGGCGGGATCAGCCGAACGTCGTTCGCCGTCCTGGTCATCGGCGGCGGACCGGTATTGGCCTGGCTCTCGGCGAGCACGCCGTGGTGGACGGCCGGGCTGGTCGTATCAGCACTGCTGACCGTCGCGATTGTGCGTGTGCGGGAGCGGACGGCAGCGCAATGGCTAGTGGACCGAGGGCGATTCCGGTTCGGTCTGACCACACGGGCTCGCCGCCGAAGCATCGAGGCAGAGGTGATCGACGTGGACGTCGCCGCCGGTCTCTGCGGCATCGTTTCCGGGGATTCGATACTGATCGCAATGATCGAACTCGCTCCCAACCTCGACCTGCCCACGATCATCACCGAGCAGACCATCTACACCGAAGACACCCTGCCGATCGACCTCCTGCTGCCTATGCTCGAGCAGTACGGAATCACCCTGGACATCGACATCGTGGCCACCGGTCGCCGAGCGCGCCAGCACGGCGGTTACAGCATGGTGTACGACCAGCTGATCGGCTCACATCCGGTAGTCGGTGAACGACTCACCCGGCTGGTAGTACGCCTGGATCTGGAACGCAATCTCGTGGCCCTGACTCGGCGCGGACCCTGCGCCGTATCGGGTCCACGCGCCCTGGCCGTTGCGGCCCAACGGATTTCCGAGCACCTGCGCGAACGAGGGATCGCCGCCCAGGTGCTGCCCGCCAGCGCGGTCCGCGAAGCCACCGAATCACTGCACGAAGGTGTCCGACTGCCGGAGCTGCGGGAAACCTGGAATCACCTCGACCTGCCCACCTCCGGACGCCGGGTCAGTTGTTTCGCCATCGACTGGTCCGGGCTCGCCGAGGCCGGCCTCGACGACTGCTGGCGCTGGAACCAGGGCTGGACCACGCTCGTGATCGGGCTCTCCACCACATCGAGCGGCGCGCGCGGGCTGGTGCGCTTCATCGGACCGGAGCCCGACAACGCCCTACCGGCCTATTTGCTACCGCTGCATGGACTGCAATCGAGCGCCCTGCAGGCGACCCTGCCGGGCTCGATGTCGGTGCACCACTTGCCGTCCGAGGACAGCCGCGTTTTCGCCTCCGCGGAGATACTGGCCGGGCTCGACATACCGATCGGACCCAACGGTCAGATCGTGGGCACCATCAGCGGTCAGCCACACCACACCTTGGCCTTGCCGCTCTTCGATCCGGCTCACTTTCAGCCGCGCCGCCGCGCCGTCGACATCCGGGCGATGCTCCCGGTCGCCCAGCAATTCGTGCTGCGCACGATGGTCGTGGGAGCGAGCATCGAAATCCACTCCGCACGCCCGGAACGCTGGCTCTCTCTGGTCGCTGCGGTAGGAGACCCGCTCGCCCTGCGGCTGGCCCCCGGCCCCGACGATGATCCGGACGAAACCGCAGGATTCGAGCCCGCCACGGTCGAGGTATTCGACCAGGTCCCGCCCCGGGGCTCCGGTGCGCAGACCACAGTGACCATCGGGGATCCGGGCACCGCCCGCCGCAAACCCACCGACCTGCTGATCGAGCAGATCGCCGAGACAACGGTCGAGATCGGTATTCCCATGCGTACAGTGCGGGTAGATCTCATCGAACCGCGGGGCGAAACCCGCTACTTCGAACCCGCGGCAGATCCGCTGCTCGCGGGAGCGGAAGCCGCCGCGCTCGCTCCGATGGCCGGCGCATGA
- the mycP gene encoding type VII secretion-associated serine protease mycosin: MRRNGIGALLAAGLALAGVAAPAGAVQPPEIVTGTQPADDPPRPELPTKQDKGCLAAGALPNSDLTQAPPPERALDLRHTRALSEGTGVTVAIIDTGVSPNPRLPNLIGGGDYVETGGDGLSDCDAHGTLIAGIVGAAPDPADGFRGVAPAARIISLRYRSGAFSPKDAVNYDPAQQITVEIHTLARAITRAANLGAQVITVALPICVPAELGVDQSALSSAIGYAVHTKGALVVAGAGDTGGENCEQNPDIDPARPTDPRNWDSVKTISTPGWFQPDVLTVGCTASTGEPMPDSLTGPWISVAAPGTGIESLGPGGGGLINGVGPPDKLGAVGGASFATGYVSGVAALLRSRFPNETPAEITARLQASAHAPARGIDNTLGAGLIDPSAALSYRTPPQSPAGLYRGTRLVMPAPSRPKDLRPGFTLAGVVAFAVLLGFGMGLAHTIFRRQG; this comes from the coding sequence ATGCGCCGCAATGGTATTGGCGCTCTGCTCGCGGCGGGACTGGCGCTGGCAGGGGTGGCCGCGCCCGCCGGGGCAGTACAGCCGCCGGAGATAGTGACCGGGACACAGCCCGCCGACGACCCGCCACGCCCGGAGTTGCCGACCAAACAGGACAAAGGTTGTCTAGCCGCAGGCGCACTACCCAATAGCGATCTCACACAGGCTCCGCCACCAGAACGGGCATTGGATCTGCGGCATACACGAGCCCTGAGCGAGGGAACGGGCGTCACGGTGGCGATCATCGACACCGGCGTCAGCCCGAACCCGCGGCTGCCCAACCTGATCGGGGGAGGGGACTACGTCGAGACCGGCGGCGACGGACTCTCCGATTGCGATGCACACGGCACATTGATCGCCGGGATCGTCGGGGCCGCACCGGATCCCGCCGACGGCTTCAGGGGAGTGGCCCCCGCCGCCCGGATCATCTCCCTCCGCTACCGTTCCGGAGCCTTCAGCCCCAAGGACGCCGTGAATTACGATCCGGCACAACAGATCACCGTCGAAATCCACACCTTGGCACGGGCAATCACACGAGCAGCCAACCTCGGAGCGCAGGTAATCACCGTGGCTCTGCCGATCTGTGTCCCCGCCGAACTCGGGGTCGACCAATCGGCGCTCTCCTCCGCGATCGGCTACGCGGTACACACGAAGGGGGCCCTGGTCGTGGCAGGCGCCGGCGACACCGGCGGCGAGAACTGCGAACAGAACCCCGACATCGATCCGGCCCGCCCCACCGATCCCCGGAACTGGGACAGCGTCAAGACCATCTCGACCCCCGGCTGGTTCCAACCCGATGTCCTCACCGTCGGCTGCACCGCCTCGACCGGCGAACCGATGCCTGATTCCCTGACCGGACCCTGGATATCGGTCGCGGCACCGGGAACCGGGATCGAATCGCTCGGACCGGGCGGCGGCGGACTGATCAACGGCGTCGGGCCACCCGACAAACTCGGCGCGGTCGGCGGAGCCTCGTTCGCCACCGGCTACGTCAGCGGGGTGGCGGCACTGCTGCGATCACGATTCCCGAACGAAACCCCCGCCGAAATCACCGCACGACTACAGGCCAGCGCCCACGCACCGGCCCGGGGAATCGACAACACCCTCGGCGCCGGATTGATCGATCCGTCAGCGGCTTTGAGCTATCGCACCCCGCCACAGTCACCTGCCGGGCTTTATCGCGGAACCAGGCTGGTCATGCCCGCTCCGTCGCGACCGAAGGACCTGCGCCCCGGATTCACCCTCGCGGGCGTAGTCGCCTTCGCCGTATTGCTCGGATTCGGTATGGGACTGGCGCACACCATATTTCGGAGGCAGGGGTGA
- a CDS encoding helix-turn-helix domain-containing protein, translating to MVAELESSNGDGRQPGDEDELSPRQAAAALFSSRLSDLISESMVSTEDGGATRSLTLYSLAQHLELTYPDVPISQSGLYRLIHGDAIPRLDLIIALARVFDVPPEYFVTGEPNR from the coding sequence GTGGTAGCGGAACTGGAGTCGAGCAATGGTGACGGCCGGCAACCCGGTGACGAGGATGAACTCAGCCCACGCCAGGCGGCTGCCGCACTCTTCTCGAGCCGGCTGTCGGACCTGATCTCCGAATCCATGGTGTCGACCGAGGACGGCGGCGCGACCCGGTCATTGACGCTGTATTCCCTTGCACAGCACCTGGAATTGACCTATCCGGACGTGCCGATCTCCCAGTCCGGCCTGTACCGGCTCATCCACGGTGACGCGATTCCCCGGCTGGACCTGATCATCGCGCTGGCCCGAGTATTCGACGTACCCCCCGAATACTTTGTCACCGGTGAGCCGAACCGCTAA